DNA sequence from the Haemorhous mexicanus isolate bHaeMex1 chromosome 24, bHaeMex1.pri, whole genome shotgun sequence genome:
GGCTCTGCATTAGTAGGGCCCCTGCATCGGTGAGGCTGGGCATCCTCCCAGGTGAGGCATTTGGCCGTGCCAGGTGAAGAAAGGGGCTTTTGTCTTCCAGGAGGCCGGGGCTGAGTAGGCAGCCCTGCGCGGGGTGCATGAGGACCGTGGGCTGTTCGGCGGTAACCGAGCCCGACCCCTTGGCATTTGCTGCCTTCACCGCTTCCCACGGCGGGAACAAGCGGCGCGTTCTGCAGGCGGCGGCGGGAGAAGAAAGGCCGCCTTGTCCGTCCTAGCAGTGGGGCGCCGGCTGGGGCGGCCGCGCTCCCGCCCCGCATTCCTGCAGCGGAGCcggctggagaggggctgcaTCCCCAGCAGGACGGGCTGGGCTGGCGCAGGCGTTCCTGGGTGCTGACGAGACAGGTGAGGGGCTCTGTTGGACGGCAGTGTTGCGGGACTGGGGACGTTGGGAAGCGATGGGATGCCAGGGTCACCCTCCAGCTCATGGGCGGGCAGGGCTGCTTGTGGAGTGGGGGGTGTTGGGTGGAGAGTttgggcagcaggcagcagaatCGGAGACCATCCCCCAGGTGGCCGGGATGGGGGTCCTCCATGGTTCTCACCCGGTCTCACCAGTACAACCATGCTGGGAAGGAGTTAACACCGGCACAAGATCCCACCCTGGCCCCGCTCCCTTCCTCTGCGGCAGCCTGGCCCCTCCCggcttttcctccttcctgaaAATAGTGACGGGACGTAGGTGTGAGGGGCAGGGGCTCGGCTGGGCCGCGGGGTCTCCAGATGCTGGGAAGTGCGGCACCGCAGTGCCCGGGGAACATGGGCACCCTGCCGCGGAGGGTCTCGCTCGGCACCAGGACCAGCTGGCAGGTAAGGGAGAGCAGGGATCCTGCCTGGGCAGCCGGCAAGCACTCGTCAACTGCTCTGGGGGGTTCCTTATCTCTAGGCCTCCCCTTGCCCCGGCTgagctgtccccatcccacgCGCTGTGGCTGTAGTCCCCACGGAGCCCTTGCTGTGGGGCCAGTCCTGCTGTTGCAGGAGGCGCCCGGGTTTCATCCAGGTCCTGGATCCCACGCTTGGTGTTTTCCAGCGTTTCATTTTTTCCACAGTGTGTAATAGCCGTTCACTCGCCCCCGCAGCTGAGCCTAGTGCTGGACGAGCGGGGTAGGGGGGGTCCCTCCAGGGGCTGGCTGGACAGTCGGCGATGCTGGCGAGAGCCGAGCCCGGGGCTCCTCCTGGCGGCCCCGGGACCGGCGTCTCCTAACGGGGATGGAGCACTTCCCATCTGCACTGCCCGGGAAGGGTTAAGCCCCAGTCAGCTAGTCCAGGGCGGAAGGGAGGGACGTAGGGAGCAGCAGACGGTAAATTTAGGTCCTCGGAGAATCCCGACATGGCGTGAGTGCCGAGTGACGGAAATTGTTCCTGCTCGAGTTGCCTCCCACTCACGCAGAGAATGTGTGGCAGCATGGCCGTTCCATGGGCGGTGGCCCTgcctgctggccacaggccTGTCGGCCACATGGGCAAGGGTATGAAACACTCGGCATGTGCACTATGAGCTGCTACTGGactgtgtgggagcagaggcaTGTGCCTGGGtaccagagctgggcactggtgTCATGGacaggggtgcccaggtgtgccacacagggcaggcaggtgttgctggggacagccagaaCTCGTGCTTGTGTGTGCTTTTCCAATGACAGCCATTGGGGTCTGGCTGCCCACAGCTCTTGGCATTTAAAGCATGCATTTCCAACACCATGCCTCCAAAACTGAATGCATGTGTAGTTTTCCTTCCCAGACTGTGCCTTGTCCTGACGCCTGGCACATGCATGGGTCTCCCCGGGTGGATGGGGATGTGTGCCTAGGTAGGGTGCCTGCCTTGGCAGGCAGGGATGTTCACTGGCTTCAGGCAGCTGCTGACATGATGAAGACAGGAGCTCAGGATGGCAAATGCTGGTTTGGAATGGGTAGGGTTCGTGCTCAGGCTGCTGCCCGGGATGTGCAGGAAAAATACATCAAGGCCATGCCCAGTGTGGTCACTCGTTCTGCTGTTCTGTTTCTTCTGGCAGCCTGTGTCTGGTACCATCCGACGCCTCCAGGAAGGCACCATGGAGGCATCTGGCAGGACCCCCACCAGCCCAACCCACAGAGTCCAGACTGTCATCCAGGTGAGCACACAGGAGGATCACAGGacctctgctctgtgggaaCAGGGGAATCTGGCTGGGagtcccctctgcagccagccccaccacTGGCACTGCCCTCCAGTCTCTCCCCAGTCTCAGCAAATCCTATTATGGGATCCTCAGCAAAGCCCATTGAGCTAAACGGCTGGCAACTGGGATCCTCTTAGATGCAGCCCAAGCCCCATGGATCTCCAGCTCCCTTCAGCTCACCTGAGCTTCCCGGGATAGGTAGCACAGGCAGGAGAGCCCTCCTCTCCTGCGTCTTGCTGCTGGACAGTCCTGCTGGCATGTGGCTGTGTCTGGGCGTTGATCCTGGCTGTGTGGCCAttttggagcagctctgccaggggggCAGTGCAGAGGACTGGGCTGCAGCTGCGGGAGCTGCAAgcatccctccctctcctcctacAGAACAGCCCCCTGGACCTGATTGACACGGGCAAGGGGCTGAAAGTGCAGACAGAGAAGCCACATTTGGTGAGCCTGGGCAGCGGTCggctcagcactgctgtcacactCCTGCCCCTGGAGGAAGGTGAGTGCCAGGGGGTCTCCATAGGCATGCTGGTGACAGAGACCACTCTGGTGACTGAGATACCctctctgctggcagggaggacTACCattggcacagctgggacagacatCGTCCTGCAGGGCCCCGGGCTGGCGCCCCAGCACTGCTACATCGAGAATGTGCGAGGGACACTCACCCTGCACCCCTGTGGCAATGCCTGTGCCATCGACAGCGTGCCACTGCAGCGGCCCATGCACCTCACCCAAGGTAGGAGCTGTGGGTCACTGGAGCCTTTTCCTGTGTGGTTGTGCCGTTGAGTATTGGGGTGTTTGAGGAGCCATCCAGTAACTGCATATCCCAGCTAGCATCCTGGTCTCTATGCTCTGCGGTGGGAACCTGCCAGGTCCTGGCACAGTTTGGGAGTTGGCTTTGCTGCGTGTGTCaagtgaggtgggaagggagagaCCCGGGTGGGCTGTGAAGAACAGCGGAGATGCTGAGCCAACTTTGGGAAGGGAGATGACCGAGGAAAACACCTTGGGTGTCCTCCCGACGGATGGCTGCCGGGACACTGCTGGTCTGCCTGCGTGGCTACAGGGCTTGGACCCGGCCGGCCCCCAAGGGCCGCTCCCAAGGAGCGTGGACAAAGCCTCAGGCCCTTCCCAcgccatcccagcccctgcacagctcccGTCTCGCTTCCCGGGGAGGACCCTCGGGCGGGGCGGGCGAGGCCCggccccccgcccctccccgggGGCGGTGCGGCGCTgcccgggcggcggcggcggcggcggtggcggtGTCGAGGTGAGTGCGGAGCTGCGGACCACGCGTGTCCGCGCCGGGCGGGGTTCGCTCCCGTTCCTCCGAGGGTCACGGAGCCAGGATGCCCCGCAGGCGGTGGCGCTGCGGCCCCCCCGCGCCTGCCCCGTCGCTCCGGGAAGGGGGGACCCACCCGCGTGGGCGCTGCCGCGGGCGGCCCGCGGGGGGACAATGGGAGCCACGTGGCCGCCGAGAAGGCTCCGGCGCTGCCGGGTCTCGCCGGTGCCACAGCAGGCAACGAGGGACATGGTAGGCTGCGGGGTGCGGGCAGGGCTCAGCGGAGCCGCCCATCCTCCTGTCCccgggggcaggcagggacatgacagagcagggacagcatcTGTGCAGGGCCCCAGCGGAATGAACTGCGGGGCTGTCAGGCCGACGCTCGTGGTGCCGTTTGGTGATTATTCGCTTTGCCGGGGCGACCTGTGGCTCCACTGGTGCCAGCACGTGGGGAAGGAAGAAGGCACAGGGCAATGATGTATCTCTCCGCGACAGCCGCTGCCAGGCTGGGCGTCGGCACTGCTCCCTGACAGGCGGGATGCCCTCGTTGGTTCGGGGTGAGCAGGACTCCGTCCCGCCCTGGCGCTCAGTCAGGGAACCAGGCTCCCGCGACGGCGACAGCAGTTAGTCTGTAGTGCTTCTTGCTGCGAGCTGGGCTGACGGGTGCTCCAAAAAAACACGTCCCCTCCAGCGAGGGATTTTCAGCAGCGGCTGTTGATATGGAGCGAGcctctccccagagccctggcaggCGCTTCAAAGTGGGGTGTGTCGGCAGCAACCCGCCTCCTAGCGCCTGATGCTCCCCGCTGCCAGCACATGCCTCCCCAGCACCGCGGGCAGCAGGTGAACGCAAAGCGAGCGCCCACggctctgctccccttcccttcctccgGTGCCTTCCTCCTCGGGGCTGCTCGGCAGCCTTGCCCCAAGAGGGCTGCTGCTTTGGGCCAAGAAGAGACACTTTGCaagcaggaacaggagctgtCTTGTCTGCAGCTGGCAGCCACGCAAGCCCTGGAGTGCTGCCAACTCCCCCGCGGCCCCCGGCGGGgaccccagctgtgcctgcgCCTGGGATGCGCTGCCGGCAGCTGCTGTAGTGACCTGGATTTCAGCCTCCCCTAAGCCTGTGCTGACAGCAGGAGCCCGCTCCCTGCCCGAGGGCGCGTCTTGGGGCGAGCAATGCCTGACTGCCTCCCTGCACTCTCCGGAGCTACTCTGATATTGCCCGCTAGCAGCTGaaccctctctcctctctccctagGGTGCACCATCTGCCTGGGCCAGACCACCTTCCTCCGCTTCAACCACCCTGCTGAGGCCAAGTGGATTAAGAGCATGATCCCTGCAGGGGGCAGAAACCCATCAGCTCTCTATGGGCTACCAGCCAGTAGGTGACCCCCCCCACCttgtcctgggcagggcagatAGATGCTGAAGTGCTCCCTGACCCATCAGCCTTCCCAGTGCCCAAtactctcccagccctgtcctatTGCACTCGGGCTcacacccagctgtgctgtgccatccATCAGCTCAGCATGGTATGGCAGCTGCGCTGGTATTTGCTAATGATTAATATCCCCTCAAAGAGGTTGACTGTGGGGGCACTGAGGCATGGCTTTCActtctgcccagcctggccatggcagagCCATCGCCCGTCGGAGCCCCCCCATTGCTTGGAGGCGGGTGTTTATGTGCtggagtggctgtgctggggctgtgaagGCCATTCTTCTGTGAAGGCCATAAGCTCATCTCATGAGCTTATCTTGCTGTGTCTGCCTGTCCGTGGGGCAGTAGGCCACGTGCCAGTACCGTGCCTGGTTCCCGGGGATGTCCAAATCTCCAGCACTGATCCCTGGGCTGGTAGCCCTtatccctgccccagccagcacaccctggcacagggagaggagctTGGCTGCCTTCCCATGCCACGTGTGTGTTGGGAAGGCAGCATGCCTGCAGCTGGGGGACGGGaggagggacacggggaggtGCTGTGGCCGAGGAGCATCATGCAACCATGCAGCATCCCGTGTGGGCCCCGAGTGCTCGCTCTCTGCCGCGCAGACCTGGGTGGGATCACACTGACAGGGCTGTGGCACATCTTTCCAGGCATgaaggcagtgccagctgccgTGGGGAAGCTGCTGGGTGCCGGGGGTGACGCAGCCTGGGTGGCAtgctgtcctggctgggctCCATGCCTGCTGCCATTTGCTAGTCCCCTGAGTGACAGGCACATCGGTGCTGCGCAGGGAGCACGGGGCAACTCAGACAGGGGCACCCTGGCCGGGGTGTGGGGAGGCCGTGGGCGACCTGGTGGTGATCCCGGACGTGCTGCAGGTCAGCAGCTTTTGGCTATTGCATCTCTGACCCCTTGCTGGGAAGCCAGAGTGTGCAGGGGGCAAATGGTGGGTGCCAGTGGGGGTtgagggcagctgctccccagggagtggagcagggagctgcaacGCAGGGAGGGTGGCTGTCCTCTCAGGTTTCTGTCTCCTGGGTGATGGGGCTAGCAGGATTCCAGCCTCCTCCCTGTCCCGGCTGGAGTGGGAAAGGGGGCAGCAGGGTGCAGGCAGGTTGGGGtgcagcagagaggggctgctACCCAGCTCTGACTCTGCAAGGCTGTGTGTAAGAATGATGCCAGGCTGCCCCATAGgacccagcccaggcaggggctgtggcagcGTCACACCACACTGATGCTTTCTCCTTTGTTTCCCTGCAGAATCTGAGGCCCTGGTGAATGGTGGCCACCAGCTGTCAGAGCGTGGGtgtcacagccacagctcccttgTCAGCTCCATTGAGAAGGATCTGCAGGACATCATGGACTCACTGGTGCTGGAGGAGTCCGCATCCCCTGGCATCCAGaagcctcctgcctgcagccaatCCCCCCTCTCTCCTGTGGTGAATGGGGGTGGGCGctgcctcctgtcccctccacccagccctggggctgcctcgGGGGGCTCCAGCTATGAGAacttctctcccctctcctccccagccagcagcagtagCTTCACCAGCCCCTCACTCAGCAGCCAAGAGCAaggcccagctgtgccaccccCTCTCCCACTGCGCTCCTCCAGCTACAACCATACTGTCCAACCCCCCGCTCTGCCTGGTGGGGGTTCTAGTGAGCCCTGGTCAGCTGAGAGGCTCGGGGACCACCGGGCGGGCAGCCCCCGGCTGACGCCCAGGGTGGTGCCACGGCCACGGGTGGCCCTGCAGGAGCGGCCCCCCAGTCCCTTCCGGGAGCCACGGGACTCTCTGGCCCCCGGCCGGCAGCCCACCAGCAGGGCAGTCCCAGAGGCCCGGCTGCAGCCCCCCGAGAGCCCACGGGTTGCCCGGAGGAACCTTGAGAGCATGCGGGAGCTGCCTCCCCTGAGTCCCTCCTTGTCACGCCGGGCTGCCAGCCCTCGGCTGGCCCCTgacaccccctccccacagccccggctgggcagggaggtCCCTGGCAGTCCCCGTGCCAGGCGCAAGGGCCTGGAGGAGTCGAAAGGTGCTGGGGGTCCTTCACCCCCAGTGCTGTCAGAGAACCCCATGCGACGTCCCAGTTTCAGTACTTGCCTGAGCCCCGCATACGGGCTGggctccccagctgtgccctcgCCCCGGCAGAGCCCCCGCGCCCCCAGGAAGCCTTTGGGGGACCCACGGCTGCCAGCAGGCTCACGGGAGCGCAAGAACAGCATCACTGAGATCAGTGACAACGAGGACGAATTGCTGGAGTACCATcggcggcagcagcaggagcgggTTCgggagcaggagatggagcGCCTGGTGAGccttggggctgggaggggacacattTGAGTGTGGGACACCCTCTTTGCAAATAGCTGTTGttgtttgctgctttgaaaCCTGGCCTTTGCCTCTTGAGGATTTaccacagctgccaggctgctggcttACCCCGGGGGATTATGGCTAGGAGCAGCCATCggtgctcagcagctctctgggaatACAAAGCCCCCAGGATACAGCAGCCTGTGGAAGCTGGTGGGGCTGGCATGACCCCAGGGTTACCGGCCAAAATGGTGGTGCCCCTGccttttcaaaactctccacaTCTTGTCCATCCCTGCTAGGGCCCAAtctgctggtggtggtggcGGCGTGGCTCTGTGGACATTGCATCTATATTTAGGGCTGATGGAGTTTTTATGGAACTGGCATCTGCCTGGATGAGGTTTGCCGTGTCTCTGCCAGTCGTGCAGGCcgagctgccagggctgtgtttgctcAGCCCTGACTCACGCCTGGCGCAGGCAGCCTGAGTCACCGCCTGGAAATAGCGGAGCCGCTCAGCAGCCGGCACTGCTGCCTGTAATTAGTCtgtctccagctccagcacatcCCGTGCCCGGCTCTGCTGCGGGGTCGGGCTGGCTGCATTGTGCTTTGTAACGTTGCCTGCCCATCCCAGCGTGCGGGGCCGTGTTTTGGTGGCCACCATTGGCACAGGGTTCtgtctgctcctgccacagcacgTGCTGGATGGGGACCATCTTGCTTACAGGAGCGGCAGCGCCTGGAGACCATCCTGAACCTCTGTGCTGAGTACACCAAGACAGACGGCACTGAGCCAGGTGATGTGCACAGGCTCCTAGCTGGTGACACGGATGCTGGTCAGTGGGTGCCCAGGGGTGCCATGACTCTGGGCCATGCTgtggaagagctgcagcagagggagagCGTGGAGAGATCAGATGAGGAGAACCTGAAGGAGGAGTGCAGCAGCACCGAGAGTACCCACCACGAGGTAAGGGGATATCTGTGCCATTCCGTTCCATGCCATGCTGCACTGTGCCATGCCAATCAGCCCCTTCCACAGCACGAGAAGCTGACAGGCCCCCGGGCCAAGGAGGCGCAGCGGCTGGAGGAGGAGCGTGCCGGTGTCCTCGGACGCCTGGACCAGCTGAAGGGTCGTGtcaaggagctggagcagcagctgcaggagacaTCGCGAGAGGTGAGAGggcaggggacagtgctggTCCCCTGCTGCTTGCTGCCCTCGCCAGTCAGCACTAAATACTAAGGGTATGAGCTAGATCTAGCTGGAGCAGCAATCCTGACATTGCTTTGTCTATCCAGGCAGAGATGGAGCGGGCGCTGCTGCAGGGTGAGCGGGAGTCAGAGGTGGTGCGGCTGcggcaggagcaggaggcagtgcagcagctgcaggagaagctcTCCAGCCTGGATGCCAGCATCCGCAAGGAGTGGGACAAGGTGAGCCCAGTCACAGGTTCCCACTGTCACCAGCTGtgccatcccctccctggcactcACAGCCCGTGCTGCAATGCCTCATGCTGCAGCATTCCCCTGCGGACACATTCTCCAGACCCTGGGCTCCGCAGAGGCTttggggagcagcccctgtggtCTGCATTTTGTGGGGatctgtctgtctgcctgcGCTTGGTCAAACACCTGTGCTGGAGGAGAGCACAGCCAATGCTCAGGAAGCATTTCAACCGCTGCCTGTTGCTCTGGCAGGGAGACTGAGGTGTGAGGCTTTCCAGatggctgctgcctgtggtggGCAGTGCCGAAGCAGAGGCCTTGGCTCTCCCCATTACCTGTCCTCGCTAGGGAACTGTGTCTTGCAGCAAGTCACCTCACTCTGCTGCACCTTCATGTGTGATGGCAGCTGTTGCTGTAGTGTTTGGCTTGCTGGCGGTGGCTGGGAAACCACTGCAGTGTTTATCTTGGTGGCTTTAGGAGAGGGTCCTGGCCCCCTTCCCCCTATGTTGCCTGTGGTGCAGTTACTGCCTGAAGGCACCCATGACACTGTGTATGTGGCATGTTTGTCCCAGCTGCTGGTTGCTGGCTGTCCCACAGCCTTGCAGGCAGTGTGGCATGGCCTTGTTGacaggaaagctgctgggatccggtccctgctgcctgcagccattGTCCCTGTGCAGCCTATGCCAAGgtcccaccagcagctctgtgccacctTCATGTGGCATCAGTGTCCCTTGGGGTCTGGCCTGCCCCATGGCTGTGGGTGCCAGGGCTATTGGGATGCCTGTGGCCTGGCAGAGTCGTGCCTCCCAGTGGTGCTCCTACagcatttggggattttgttctggttttggtcTTCCAGCCCTTTGTAGGTATCTTCTGTAGCCAGGGACAGCCTcatgcagaggcaggagaggagcgCAGGGGAAGCCCTCTCCCAACCTCTCTGCTGACCTAACCACCCACTTTCCTAACCCATCTGCACTATTCACACTAACAGTGCCTGCTCTGAACTCTGCCATCACCTCTGACATCTCTGCATGTCCAGGAGCCCCCAGGCaatccacagctcctctcctggggCATCTGCCTGTACCAGCCTTGCCTCCCTGCCAGCATGTCCCCTCATAGCCCTTTTCATGAGGTCCCATCTCTGTGTGGAGCACAGGGTTCCTTGCAGCAAGCATTTCTTAATGCCAAGCCCCCATATGGTACTGCCAAACCTGTGGGTGGTTCCCCTATGCCAGTCCCATGTTGCTGGCCCTATTTTACTGCTCCTGTGGGCAGGCCcctcatcccagcccaggagtcAGTGTCTACTCTGCTGCTGACTCTTCATAGCGTGAGCATCTCTTGCTGGACCACAGCCTCCTGTTTTCACTGCTGCCCGGTGCCGCCCTCTCCTTCTAATGGATGAGGGTGGTCCATGACCTCAGGCTGCATTCAGGACCTGCAGTTCCTAACTGGTAGCAGTTAACAAAGCCAGTTAGTGGTTATTGTGGTGCAGCCGTGTGCAGGATTGGGATGACTTGAACCATACTACGATGAGCATTGATCTTTTTGTCGGCTTGCAAGTTTGTTCTTGGAAACACGAAGCTGAGGTCAAGGGTTGGCTGTAGCTCCTCTAACGCTGCTTGGCCAGCTCCTGTGTCCCTTGATCTCTGGATCCCCCTGTAGCTGCCATGATGCTCCTTCTCCTGAGCCCCCTCTCTCTCCAGCTGAGCCCCTCTCTAACTCACAGCTTCTGCATGGCGCCCATTTGAGAAGTgtgtcttctttcttttttttttccttttcctttttttttgttttgtcttgttctCCCCTGATTCAGGAAAGGGCAAAGGTTGATGCTGAAAGGAAGGAGCTAGAGCAACTCCAGGCGCTTTACCATGAGTCGAAGAGCCACCTTGCTAAGTGCCCCGAGTCAATGCGGGAGCAATTGCAGGAGCAGATGCGAAGGGTCAGTgtctccccccacccctcccggAC
Encoded proteins:
- the PHLDB1 gene encoding pleckstrin homology-like domain family B member 1 isoform X5; the encoded protein is MLGSAAPQCPGNMGTLPRRVSLGTRTSWQPVSGTIRRLQEGTMEASGRTPTSPTHRVQTVIQNSPLDLIDTGKGLKVQTEKPHLVSLGSGRLSTAVTLLPLEEGRTTIGTAGTDIVLQGPGLAPQHCYIENVRGTLTLHPCGNACAIDSVPLQRPMHLTQGCTICLGQTTFLRFNHPAEAKWIKSMIPAGGRNPSALYGLPAKSEALVNGGHQLSERGCHSHSSLVSSIEKDLQDIMDSLVLEESASPGIQKPPACSQSPLSPVVNGGGRCLLSPPPSPGAASGGSSYENFSPLSSPASSSSFTSPSLSSQEQGPAVPPPLPLRSSSYNHTVQPPALPGGGSSEPWSAERLGDHRAGSPRLTPRVVPRPRVALQERPPSPFREPRDSLAPGRQPTSRAVPEARLQPPESPRVARRNLESMRELPPLSPSLSRRAASPRLAPDTPSPQPRLGREVPGSPRARRKGLEESKGAGGPSPPVLSENPMRRPSFSTCLSPAYGLGSPAVPSPRQSPRAPRKPLGDPRLPAGSRERKNSITEISDNEDELLEYHRRQQQERVREQEMERLERQRLETILNLCAEYTKTDGTEPGDVHRLLAGDTDAGQWVPRGAMTLGHAVEELQQRESVERSDEENLKEECSSTESTHHEHEKLTGPRAKEAQRLEEERAGVLGRLDQLKGRVKELEQQLQETSREAEMERALLQGERESEVVRLRQEQEAVQQLQEKLSSLDASIRKEWDKERAKVDAERKELEQLQALYHESKSHLAKCPESMREQLQEQMRREAEALETEAKLFEDLEFQQLERESHLEEEREARGQQLLQSRAECHRSIARRKERVAALDAQAAQIRLQSAQEAERLARERSSVLQLLQKEKEKLVSLERRYQLVTGGRSFPKMSSALREVYRAKTEGGAGVLTPRMKSGTPSSSQLNLSVLERSPSPKLTTCCPAQGPPSPAGSLSRNLVATLQDIETKRQLALQQKAKLLPAESLQTGNLPGRQVIEEQKRRLAELKQKAAAEAQSQWEALHGQPPFPTAFPRLVHHSILHHSRPHGAGPRAEELDHAYDTLSLESSDSMDTSISLGNNSACSPDNISSASGMETGKIEEMEKMLKEAHEEKSRLMESREREMELRQQALEEERWRREQLERRLQDETVRRQKLVEKEVKLREKHFSQARPLTRYLPIRKEDFNLRLHIESSGHNIDTCYHIILTEKMCKGYLVKMGGKIKSWKKRWFVFDRMKRTLSYYVDKHETKLKGVIYFQAIEEVYYDHLRSAAKSPNPALTFCVKTHDRLYYMVAPSAEAMRIWMDVIVTGAEGYTQFMN
- the PHLDB1 gene encoding pleckstrin homology-like domain family B member 1 isoform X8, which encodes MLGSAAPQCPGNMGTLPRRVSLGTRTSWQPVSGTIRRLQEGTMEASGRTPTSPTHRVQTVIQNSPLDLIDTGKGLKVQTEKPHLVSLGSGRLSTAVTLLPLEEGRTTIGTAGTDIVLQGPGLAPQHCYIENVRGTLTLHPCGNACAIDSVPLQRPMHLTQGCTICLGQTTFLRFNHPAEAKWIKSMIPAGGRNPSALYGLPAKSEALVNGGHQLSERGCHSHSSLVSSIEKDLQDIMDSLVLEESASPGIQKPPACSQSPLSPVVNGGGRCLLSPPPSPGAASGGSSYENFSPLSSPASSSSFTSPSLSSQEQGPAVPPPLPLRSSSYNHTVQPPALPGGGSSEPWSAERLGDHRAGSPRLTPRVVPRPRVALQERPPSPFREPRDSLAPGRQPTSRAVPEARLQPPESPRVARRNLESMRELPPLSPSLSRRAASPRLAPDTPSPQPRLGREVPGSPRARRKGLEESKGAGGPSPPVLSENPMRRPSFSTCLSPAYGLGSPAVPSPRQSPRAPRKPLGDPRLPAGSRERKNSITEISDNEDELLEYHRRQQQERVREQEMERLERQRLETILNLCAEYTKTDGTEPGDVHRLLAGDTDAGQWVPRGAMTLGHAVEELQQRESVERSDEENLKEECSSTESTHHEHEKLTGPRAKEAQRLEEERAGVLGRLDQLKGRVKELEQQLQETSREAEMERALLQGERESEVVRLRQEQEAVQQLQEKLSSLDASIRKEWDKERAKVDAERKELEQLQALYHESKSHLAKCPESMREQLQEQMRREAEALETEAKLFEDLEFQQLERESHLEEEREARGQQLLQSRAECHRSIARRKERVAALDAQAAQIRLQSAQEAERLARERSSVLQLLQKEKEKLVSLERRYQLVTGGRSFPKMSSALREVYRAKTEGGAGVLTPRMKSGTPSSSQLNLSVLERSPSPKGPPSPAGSLSRNLVATLQDIETKRQLALQQKAKLLPAESLQTGNLPGRQVIEEQKRRLAELKQKAAAEAQSQWEALHGQPPFPTAFPRLVHHSILHHSRPHGAGPRAEELDHAYDTLSLESSDSMDTSISLGNNSACSPDNISSASGMETGKIEEMEKMLKEAHEEKSRLMESREREMELRQQALEEERWRREQLERRLQDETVRRQKLVEKEVKLREKHFSQARPLTRYLPIRKEDFNLRLHIESSGHNIDTCYHIILTEKMCKGYLVKMGGKIKSWKKRWFVFDRMKRTLSYYVDKHETKLKGVIYFQAIEEVYYDHLRSAAKSPNPALTFCVKTHDRLYYMVAPSAEAMRIWMDVIVTGAEGYTQFMN
- the PHLDB1 gene encoding pleckstrin homology-like domain family B member 1 isoform X9; the protein is MLGSAAPQCPGNMGTLPRRVSLGTRTSWQPVSGTIRRLQEGTMEASGRTPTSPTHRVQTVIQNSPLDLIDTGKGLKVQTEKPHLVSLGSGRLSTAVTLLPLEEGRTTIGTAGTDIVLQGPGLAPQHCYIENVRGTLTLHPCGNACAIDSVPLQRPMHLTQGCTICLGQTTFLRFNHPAEAKWIKSMIPAGGRNPSALYGLPAKSEALVNGGHQLSERGCHSHSSLVSSIEKDLQDIMDSLVLEESASPGIQKPPACSQSPLSPVVNGGGRCLLSPPPSPGAASGGSSYENFSPLSSPASSSSFTSPSLSSQEQGPAVPPPLPLRSSSYNHTVQPPALPGGGSSEPWSAERLGDHRAGSPRLTPRVVPRPRVALQERPPSPFREPRDSLAPGRQPTSRAVPEARLQPPESPRVARRNLESMRELPPLSPSLSRRAASPRLAPDTPSPQPRLGREVPGSPRARRKGLEESKGAGGPSPPVLSENPMRRPSFSTCLSPAYGLGSPAVPSPRQSPRAPRKPLGDPRLPAGSRERKNSITEISDNEDELLEYHRRQQQERVREQEMERLERQRLETILNLCAEYTKTDGTEPGDVHRLLAGDTDAGQWVPRGAMTLGHAVEELQQRESVERSDEENLKEECSSTESTHHEHEKLTGPRAKEAQRLEEERAGVLGRLDQLKGRVKELEQQLQETSREAEMERALLQGERESEVVRLRQEQEAVQQLQEKLSSLDASIRKEWDKERAKVDAERKELEQLQALYHESKSHLAKCPESMREQLQEQMRREAEALETEAKLFEDLEFQQLERESHLEEEREARGQQLLQSRAECHRSIARRKERVAALDAQAAQIRLQSAQEAERLARERSSVLQLLQKEKEKLVSLERRYQLVTGGRSFPKMSSALREVYRAKTEGGAGVLTPRMKSGTPSSSQLNLSVLERSPSPKGPPSPAGSLSRNLVATLQDIETKRQLALQQKGRQVIEEQKRRLAELKQKAAAEAQSQWEALHGQPPFPTAFPRLVHHSILHHSRPHGAGPRAEELDHAYDTLSLESSDSMDTSISLGNNSACSPDNISSASGMETGKIEEMEKMLKEAHEEKSRLMESREREMELRQQALEEERWRREQLERRLQDETVRRQKLVEKEVKLREKHFSQARPLTRYLPIRKEDFNLRLHIESSGHNIDTCYHIILTEKMCKGYLVKMGGKIKSWKKRWFVFDRMKRTLSYYVDKHETKLKGVIYFQAIEEVYYDHLRSAAKSPNPALTFCVKTHDRLYYMVAPSAEAMRIWMDVIVTGAEGYTQFMN